The following are from one region of the Hyla sarda isolate aHylSar1 chromosome 6, aHylSar1.hap1, whole genome shotgun sequence genome:
- the BHLHE40 gene encoding class E basic helix-loop-helix protein 40, which produces MERIPSAQPPPTCLERSASLSGMDFSHMYPVFKTRKGLKRCEDGKETYKLPHRLIEKKRRDRINECISQLKDLLPEHLKLTTLGHLEKAVVLELTLKHVQSLSNLIEQQQQQILTLQKGGSSLNSKSSGDEMFRSGFQLCAEEALRFVQGGEKRELVAHLHRVASDLSHSPSRTPKPDEKPSPKAQATNCVPVIRRAAPLQSGEQSGTDTDTDSGYGGEVDKTDSNQEQGGAAKEDNSRSPTLDRVIKQEQEEIPKKRPRLETADSDPRFYSNDLHSVGSYPMHPPFCFPFCLIPPTPSAYLPMLEKCWYPGSMPMLYPGLSQSGLLSQDSNTQVHSPAMPSMDSSALLQALKQVPIVGADPKD; this is translated from the exons ATGGAGCGAATCCCCAGTGCCCAGCCTCCCCCTACTTGTCTGGAAAGATCTGCCTCCTTGTCTGG GATGGATTTTTCCCACATGTATCCCGTTTTCAAAACCAGGAAAGGGCTGAAGCGATGTGAGGACGGCAAG GAAACTTACAAGCTCCCTCACCGACTTATTGAAAAGAAAAGACGCGATCGGATTAATGAATGTATATCTCAACTCAAAGACCTGCTGCCGGAGCACCTCAAGCTTACC ACTCTAGGACATCTTGAAAAAGCTGTGGTGTTGGAACTGACCCTTAAACATGTGCAGTCCTTATCCAACCTGATtgagcagcaacaacagcagatcCTAACACTTCAGAAGG gtGGTTCTTCATTGAACAGCAAATCCTCAGGGGACGAGATGTTTCGTTCAGGGTTCCAGTTGTGTGCAGAAGAAGCTCTACGATTCGTCCAAGGAGGAGAGAAGCGTGAACTTGTAGCTCACCTTCATCGTGTGGCCTCTGATCTCAGCCACAGTCCCTCCAGAACTCCCAAACCGGATGAAAAGCCCAGTCCTAAGGCTCAGGCCACCAACTGCGTCCCTGTGATTCGCCGTGCTGCCCCCCTCCAATCCGGAGAGCAGAGCGGCACCGACACGGACACTGACAGTGGGTACGGCGGAGAAGTGGATAAGACTGATTCCAATCAGGAACAAGGGGGTGCAGCTAAGGAAGATAACTCAAGATCCCCGACCCTAGATAGGGTCATCAAGCAAGAACAAGAGGAAATTCCAAAGAAGAGGCCTAGACTGGAGACTGCCGATAGTGACCCTAGATTCTACAGCAATGACCTTCATTCAGTGGGTTCTTACCCTATGCATCCACCCTTTTGTTTCCCATTTTGTTTGATACCCCCTACACCCTCTGCTTATTTGCCAATGCTGGAAAAATGTTGGTACCCAGGATCTATGCCTATGTTGTATCCTGGCTTATCTCAGTCTGGACTGCTGAGTCAAGATAGCAACACACAAGTTCACTCCCCAGCAATGCCATCCATGGACTCCTCTGCCTTACTACAAGCACTTAAACAGGTACCCATAGTGGGTGCAGATCCCAAAGACTga